One Vibrio sp. 16 genomic window carries:
- the mukF gene encoding chromosome partition protein MukF: MSEITLNAAEQPIDELVGWVKQHDFSLNLTTERLAFLIAIAVLSNERFDEELGEGELHDAFTIVTRLFEETGDASAFRANNAINEMVKQRLISRFVSEITDGAAIYRLSPLAVGITDYYVRHREFSKLRLSIQLSMVADEMAKAIEAAQKGGTPGHWKKNVYGILKYSVGEIFDQIDLNQRVMDEQQQSVKQQIADLLNKDWREAINNCEALLSETSSTLRELQDTLQAASDELQTQILDIQEIVYGDPELEFIEEALFGLQMKLDRITSWGQQAIDLWIGYDRHVHKFIRTAIDMDKNRAFSSRLRQSVKDYFDAPWYLTYADAERLTDLRDEALVLRDDEVTGQVPLEVEYEEFQQVNDELSERIGDMLKAHKEQGSPIDLGVVLRDYLAQHPRTHHFDLARIVIDQAVRLGYSESDYQAIQPDWQAINDFGAKVQANVIDRY; encoded by the coding sequence ATGAGTGAGATAACTCTCAATGCTGCAGAGCAACCAATTGATGAATTGGTGGGCTGGGTAAAGCAGCACGATTTCTCATTAAACCTGACGACAGAGCGGTTGGCATTTTTGATTGCTATCGCGGTACTCAGTAACGAAAGGTTTGATGAAGAATTGGGTGAAGGTGAACTGCATGATGCGTTTACAATCGTCACTCGATTATTTGAAGAGACAGGAGACGCTTCCGCGTTTCGTGCCAACAATGCCATCAATGAGATGGTTAAGCAGCGTCTTATTAGCCGTTTTGTCAGTGAGATTACTGACGGAGCCGCCATATACCGCCTGTCTCCGTTAGCGGTAGGTATTACCGACTACTACGTACGTCATCGTGAGTTTTCAAAACTGCGTCTTTCTATTCAGCTGTCTATGGTCGCGGATGAAATGGCGAAAGCGATTGAGGCGGCACAAAAGGGTGGCACACCGGGCCACTGGAAGAAAAACGTATACGGGATCTTAAAATATTCTGTAGGCGAAATCTTCGATCAAATCGATCTCAACCAACGTGTGATGGATGAGCAGCAACAGTCTGTGAAACAACAGATTGCCGACCTGCTTAACAAAGACTGGCGAGAAGCAATCAACAACTGTGAAGCGCTACTGTCAGAAACATCCAGCACGTTGCGTGAACTTCAAGATACGCTGCAAGCGGCCAGTGATGAACTGCAAACTCAGATCCTAGATATTCAAGAAATTGTTTACGGCGATCCTGAGCTTGAGTTCATTGAAGAAGCCTTGTTTGGTCTGCAGATGAAACTGGACCGAATCACAAGCTGGGGCCAGCAAGCTATCGACCTTTGGATTGGTTACGACCGTCACGTGCACAAGTTTATCCGTACCGCTATTGATATGGATAAGAACCGTGCGTTTAGCTCGCGTCTGCGCCAGTCGGTCAAAGACTATTTTGACGCGCCTTGGTACCTCACCTATGCCGATGCTGAGCGTTTAACTGACCTGCGTGATGAAGCGTTAGTCCTGCGTGATGACGAGGTTACCGGTCAAGTGCCACTGGAAGTGGAATACGAAGAATTTCAACAAGTCAATGATGAGCTGTCTGAGCGTATTGGTGACATGCTCAAAGCGCACAAAGAGCAAGGCTCACCGATTGATCTTGGGGTTGTGTTACGTGATTACCTCGCACAGCATCCTCGCACTCATCATTTCGATTTAGCCCGAATCGTTATCGACCAAGCCGTCCGTCTTGGTTATTCAGAATCGGATTACCAAGCGATTCAGCCAGATTGGCAAGCCATCAACGATTTTGGGGCAAAGGTACAAGCAAATGTCATCGACAGATACTAA
- the purR gene encoding HTH-type transcriptional repressor PurR: MATIKDVARLAGVSTTTVSHVINKTRFVAEATQEKVMEAVTELNYAPSAVARSLKCNTTRTIGMLVTQSTNLFFSEVIDGVESYCYRQGYTLILCNTGGIYEKQRDYIRMLAEKRVDGILVMCSDLTEELSEMLDRHKDIPKVVMDWGPESSQADKIIDNSEIIDNSEEGGYLATKYLIERGHKDIACLSGHFEKAACQERIAGFKRAMNEANLAVDEDWILEGNFECDTAVLAADKIVAMDKRPSAVFCFNDTMALGLMSRLQQKGIRIPEDMSIIGYDNIELAEYFSPPLTTVHQPKRRVGKNAFEILLERIKDKEHDKRVFEMHPEIVERCTVRNLNK, translated from the coding sequence ATGGCCACCATAAAAGACGTAGCGCGCTTAGCCGGCGTATCAACAACTACTGTATCTCACGTAATTAATAAAACGCGTTTTGTTGCCGAAGCGACCCAAGAAAAGGTCATGGAAGCAGTAACAGAGCTGAACTATGCGCCTAGTGCCGTTGCTCGAAGCTTAAAGTGTAATACAACACGCACGATTGGCATGCTGGTGACTCAATCAACAAACCTCTTCTTTTCAGAAGTTATTGATGGTGTTGAGAGTTACTGTTACCGCCAAGGTTACACGCTGATTTTGTGTAATACCGGCGGCATCTATGAGAAGCAACGCGACTATATCCGCATGCTTGCAGAAAAGCGCGTAGACGGCATCTTGGTCATGTGTTCTGACCTCACAGAAGAACTCAGCGAAATGCTTGACCGTCATAAAGACATTCCTAAAGTGGTCATGGACTGGGGCCCTGAAAGCTCACAAGCTGACAAAATCATCGACAACTCAGAAATCATCGACAACTCAGAAGAAGGCGGCTATCTAGCGACTAAATACCTGATTGAGCGTGGCCACAAAGATATTGCTTGTTTGAGCGGGCACTTCGAAAAAGCAGCATGTCAGGAGCGTATCGCAGGCTTCAAGCGAGCAATGAACGAAGCGAACTTGGCAGTTGATGAAGACTGGATCCTTGAAGGTAACTTTGAATGTGACACTGCAGTCCTAGCCGCAGACAAGATTGTTGCAATGGATAAACGCCCGAGTGCCGTTTTCTGCTTCAACGATACGATGGCACTGGGTCTAATGAGCCGCCTACAACAAAAAGGTATCCGCATTCCAGAAGATATGTCCATTATTGGTTACGACAACATCGAGTTAGCGGAATACTTCTCTCCACCGCTCACGACTGTTCACCAACCGAAACGACGTGTCGGTAAGAACGCGTTCGAAATTTTGTTAGAGCGTATCAAGGACAAAGAACACGACAAGCGAGTGTTTGAGATGCACCCTGAAATTGTCGAGCGCTGTACCGTGCGCAACCTCAACAAATAA
- a CDS encoding alpha/beta fold hydrolase, which yields MNSEMLFHKTFEHPTSNEWVVFVHGAGGSSSIWFKQIKAYKQHFNLLLIDLRGHGRSNQLLKEIMANRYTFKAVTQDILQVLDHLKIRSAHFVGMSLGTIIVRNIAELASERVKSMVLGGAVTRLNTRSQVLVRLGNLCKHIVPYMWLYSLFAYIVMPQRTQKESRHLFIREAKKLCQKEFKRWFILTAEVNPLMKYFKDRELPIPTLYLMGERDYMFIKPVKEMVAVHQQSQLLEIPDCGHVCNVERPEEFNQHSIAFIQQQIKAT from the coding sequence ATGAACTCTGAAATGCTATTTCACAAAACATTTGAACACCCAACAAGCAATGAGTGGGTGGTTTTTGTGCATGGAGCCGGAGGCAGTTCGTCTATTTGGTTCAAGCAAATCAAAGCGTACAAGCAGCACTTTAATTTGTTGCTCATAGACCTAAGAGGGCACGGGCGATCAAATCAGCTACTAAAGGAGATCATGGCGAACCGCTACACGTTTAAGGCGGTCACGCAAGACATTCTCCAAGTTCTGGATCACCTCAAGATTCGATCAGCACACTTCGTTGGGATGTCTTTAGGAACGATCATCGTAAGAAATATCGCAGAGCTTGCCTCGGAGCGTGTGAAATCCATGGTGCTGGGTGGGGCAGTAACACGCCTGAACACGCGTTCACAAGTGTTGGTGCGTCTCGGTAACTTATGTAAACACATCGTGCCTTATATGTGGTTATACAGCTTATTTGCTTATATTGTGATGCCACAGCGGACACAGAAAGAATCACGTCACCTGTTTATCCGCGAAGCCAAAAAACTGTGTCAGAAAGAGTTTAAGCGCTGGTTTATACTCACGGCAGAAGTAAACCCATTAATGAAGTATTTCAAAGATAGAGAATTGCCAATTCCGACGCTGTATCTAATGGGAGAGCGAGACTACATGTTTATTAAGCCAGTGAAAGAGATGGTTGCCGTTCACCAGCAGAGTCAATTGCTTGAGATTCCTGATTGTGGACATGTGTGTAATGTAGAGCGTCCGGAAGAGTTCAATCAGCATTCGATTGCCTTTATACAACAGCAAATTAAGGCGACTTAA
- the elyC gene encoding envelope biogenesis factor ElyC has product MFELKKVVSSLLMPLPAMLIIGLLGLMLIMFTRNQKTGCFIVLFSFIGMFLIAFQPVSSRLLMPLERQYSAFFPVDESIDYVMVLGSGHVVDDKIPPTSELSRTGLMRLAEGIRVMRIYPGSKLILSGYSGGSDISNARMMAKVALALGVSKSDIILLETAKDTWEEARQAAAFVKHKKMVVVTSASHMKRALNEFHSAGLKPYPAPTNYLAHDNVTEPWSKYTPKAVYLEQTERYWHETLGILWQKLRDWASEYEEQHVIEAPESQL; this is encoded by the coding sequence ATGTTTGAGCTGAAAAAAGTGGTCTCTTCTCTTCTGATGCCGCTACCGGCAATGCTTATCATCGGCCTATTGGGCTTGATGTTGATCATGTTCACTCGAAATCAAAAGACCGGCTGTTTTATCGTTCTTTTCTCTTTTATTGGTATGTTCCTTATTGCGTTTCAGCCAGTCTCCTCGCGGCTATTGATGCCACTTGAGCGTCAATATTCTGCGTTCTTTCCCGTTGACGAGTCGATTGATTACGTGATGGTACTAGGCAGCGGCCATGTGGTGGATGACAAAATCCCACCAACGTCCGAGTTGAGCCGTACAGGTTTGATGCGCCTTGCTGAAGGCATTCGTGTTATGCGTATTTATCCTGGTTCGAAGCTCATATTGTCGGGTTATTCGGGAGGATCAGACATAAGCAATGCTCGCATGATGGCCAAAGTGGCGCTCGCTCTCGGCGTGTCTAAATCTGATATTATTTTGCTTGAGACGGCAAAAGACACATGGGAAGAAGCACGACAAGCTGCCGCCTTTGTGAAACACAAGAAAATGGTCGTGGTGACTTCCGCGAGCCACATGAAACGGGCATTAAACGAGTTTCACTCGGCGGGCTTAAAACCCTACCCTGCACCAACAAACTACTTAGCTCACGATAACGTTACTGAGCCTTGGTCTAAGTACACACCCAAGGCAGTCTACCTAGAGCAAACCGAACGCTACTGGCATGAGACACTAGGAATCTTGTGGCAAAAGCTCAGAGATTGGGCGTCGGAGTATGAGGAACAACACGTCATCGAAGCTCCAGAAAGCCAACTATAA
- the mukE gene encoding chromosome partition protein MukE, translating to MSSTDTNEYMPENLVKALSNPLFPALDSMLRAGRHISSEDLDNHALLSDFEVELSSFYQRYNTELVKAPEGFFYLRPRSTSLIGRSVLSELDMLVGKVLCFLYLSPERLAHEGIFTNQELYEELLALADEAKLMKLVTNRATGSDLDKEKLFEKVRTSLRRLRRLGMIINIGETGKFSISESVFRFGADVRVGDDMREAQLRLIRDGEAVVHTKEPSQGSLLSEEDQDDQAQEETTEEGEA from the coding sequence ATGTCATCGACAGATACTAATGAATACATGCCAGAGAATCTGGTCAAAGCACTCTCTAACCCTCTGTTCCCAGCACTCGACAGTATGCTTCGAGCAGGGCGTCATATCTCAAGTGAAGACTTGGATAACCACGCACTACTCTCTGATTTTGAGGTAGAGCTTTCTTCTTTCTACCAGCGTTACAACACCGAATTGGTGAAAGCGCCAGAAGGTTTCTTCTACCTTCGTCCACGTTCAACGTCTCTGATTGGCCGTAGTGTTCTTTCTGAACTGGATATGCTGGTGGGTAAGGTACTGTGTTTCCTTTACCTGAGCCCAGAGCGTCTTGCGCACGAAGGCATCTTCACTAACCAAGAACTTTATGAAGAGCTGTTGGCGCTAGCCGATGAAGCGAAGTTGATGAAGCTAGTAACCAACCGTGCGACTGGTTCTGACCTTGATAAAGAAAAGCTGTTTGAAAAAGTGCGTACGTCACTTCGTCGTCTGCGTCGTCTAGGCATGATCATCAACATCGGTGAAACCGGTAAGTTCAGCATCAGTGAGTCGGTATTCCGTTTTGGTGCCGATGTACGTGTTGGCGATGATATGCGTGAAGCGCAGCTACGTCTGATCCGTGACGGTGAAGCGGTCGTGCACACCAAAGAGCCAAGCCAAGGCAGCCTATTGTCTGAAGAAGATCAAGACGACCAAGCCCAAGAAGAAACAACAGAAGAGGGTGAAGCATGA
- the torD gene encoding molecular chaperone TorD: MQEIKSFNEKRAEIYWWLSSLLAKELTQEALDQYHSAEIRSFLSGLGDNPDLKPSVDNLVDALNRLMDREDAQLELAADFCDLFLKSDRDSALPYASMYVGKSGLLNDEPAREMEALMQKHGVQVDENLNEPADHIAIELDFLGNLIIRSNELESDVEMENALEEQDKFISHALLNWVPKFAAKCKALDDFGFYSAIVMLMVAFMELDSRYLKGE, from the coding sequence ATGCAAGAAATTAAATCATTCAATGAAAAACGCGCAGAAATCTATTGGTGGCTATCGAGCTTATTGGCGAAAGAGCTCACTCAAGAGGCGTTAGACCAATACCATTCAGCCGAGATTCGTTCGTTTCTCTCTGGGCTTGGCGACAACCCAGATCTAAAACCTTCTGTCGACAACTTAGTTGATGCACTAAATCGACTTATGGACCGTGAAGACGCGCAGCTTGAATTAGCCGCAGATTTTTGTGACTTATTCCTTAAATCAGACAGAGACTCTGCCCTTCCATATGCGTCGATGTATGTAGGCAAAAGCGGACTGCTTAACGATGAGCCGGCGAGAGAAATGGAAGCACTAATGCAAAAGCATGGCGTCCAAGTTGATGAAAACCTAAATGAACCTGCGGATCATATCGCGATTGAACTCGACTTCCTTGGTAATCTGATTATTCGCTCGAATGAACTTGAAAGTGATGTTGAAATGGAAAACGCACTTGAAGAGCAAGACAAGTTCATCAGCCACGCACTACTTAATTGGGTGCCAAAGTTCGCCGCTAAGTGCAAAGCTTTAGATGATTTCGGATTCTACTCTGCCATTGTGATGTTAATGGTTGCGTTTATGGAACTTGACTCTCGCTACCTAAAAGGCGAATAA
- a CDS encoding putative signal transducing protein, with protein sequence MKIYSASNPPEAHIVCELLKSQDISCEVRGEGIFGLQGEIPFGENSEPYVWLLEPNKRNQANEIIDQFRTTQNGSDWHCSQCGEVNESQFGVCWQCGTAAD encoded by the coding sequence ATGAAAATCTACTCAGCGAGTAATCCTCCAGAAGCTCACATTGTCTGTGAGCTTCTAAAGTCTCAAGACATCAGCTGTGAAGTTCGTGGTGAAGGGATATTCGGGTTGCAGGGAGAAATCCCATTCGGTGAAAACAGCGAGCCTTATGTTTGGCTTTTAGAACCAAATAAGCGCAATCAGGCGAATGAGATCATCGACCAATTTAGGACAACGCAAAATGGTAGCGACTGGCACTGCAGTCAATGTGGAGAAGTCAACGAATCACAATTTGGGGTTTGCTGGCAATGCGGCACCGCAGCAGATTAA
- a CDS encoding TfoX/Sxy family DNA transformation protein, whose translation MDKPILKDSMRLFEQLGQIKSRSMFGGFGIFADETMFALVVNDKLHVRADAQLIKQCNALSLEPYVYKKRGFPVVTKYFALSDDISSDNEKTLALARQALIAAKEEKKVQSKAKPNRLKDLPNLRLATERMLKKAGIDDVESLEEAGAVKAYKAIQSTHSAEVSVELLWALEGAIRGTHWSVIPQSRRQELLNKLSN comes from the coding sequence ATGGATAAACCAATACTTAAAGACTCAATGAGACTATTTGAGCAACTTGGTCAAATTAAGTCTCGTTCAATGTTTGGCGGCTTCGGCATATTCGCAGATGAGACGATGTTTGCTTTAGTGGTCAACGATAAGCTTCATGTAAGAGCGGATGCTCAGTTAATCAAACAGTGCAATGCCCTTTCTTTGGAACCCTACGTCTACAAAAAACGTGGTTTTCCCGTTGTGACTAAATATTTTGCTTTGAGCGATGACATTTCCTCAGACAATGAAAAAACACTGGCATTGGCAAGACAAGCGCTGATCGCAGCAAAAGAAGAGAAAAAAGTACAATCGAAAGCGAAACCAAATCGCTTGAAAGACCTACCCAACCTGCGCTTGGCAACGGAAAGAATGCTAAAGAAAGCCGGGATTGACGATGTCGAATCTTTAGAAGAAGCGGGCGCTGTTAAAGCGTACAAGGCGATTCAATCGACACACTCAGCAGAAGTGAGCGTTGAACTGCTGTGGGCACTAGAGGGAGCAATCAGGGGCACACATTGGTCTGTTATACCGCAAAGCCGAAGACAAGAACTACTGAATAAATTGAGCAACTAG
- a CDS encoding TVP38/TMEM64 family protein, whose amino-acid sequence MNKKLILGIVLVALIAFLAMNFGQYLTLENAKAQQLALSDYISENFVFAALTYFFAYVAITAFSIPGAAVVTLLGAALFGFWTSLLLVSFASTIGATLAFLSSRFLLRDWVQGKFGDKLSAINQGVERDGAFYLFSLRLIPVFPFFLINLLMGLTPISVTRFYFVSQLGMLPGTAVYLNAGTQLAQIESLSGIVSPSVLASFALLGLFPVIAKWVMNKIKSSPSAQNGSAS is encoded by the coding sequence ATGAATAAAAAATTGATCTTGGGGATAGTCTTAGTTGCGCTTATCGCCTTTCTGGCGATGAACTTTGGGCAATACCTGACGCTCGAAAACGCGAAAGCACAGCAGCTTGCACTCTCAGATTACATCAGCGAAAACTTCGTCTTCGCCGCATTGACTTACTTTTTCGCCTACGTCGCCATAACCGCGTTCTCCATTCCTGGAGCAGCCGTTGTTACGCTTTTGGGCGCTGCGCTCTTTGGGTTTTGGACAAGTTTGCTGTTGGTCTCTTTTGCCAGCACCATTGGTGCAACGCTCGCCTTTTTAAGCAGCCGTTTCCTATTGCGAGACTGGGTGCAAGGAAAGTTTGGCGATAAGCTGAGTGCGATTAACCAAGGTGTAGAACGTGATGGGGCGTTTTATCTATTCTCACTAAGGTTGATTCCTGTCTTCCCCTTCTTCCTTATTAATTTACTCATGGGATTAACGCCTATTTCGGTAACTCGATTCTATTTTGTCAGCCAACTAGGTATGTTACCCGGCACAGCCGTTTACTTAAACGCGGGTACTCAGTTAGCGCAAATTGAGAGCCTTTCAGGCATTGTCTCGCCTTCCGTCTTAGCGTCATTTGCTTTACTGGGTCTTTTCCCTGTCATTGCGAAATGGGTCATGAATAAAATTAAGTCATCGCCATCCGCACAGAATGGCTCGGCGTCATGA
- the torR gene encoding two-component system response regulator TorR: MSYHVLVVEDDAVTRSKLVGYFQNEGYHVSEAESGEQMRDSLQNNAIDLVMLDINLPGEDGLMLTRELRSQSDIGIILVTGRTDSIDKIVGLEMGADDYVTKPFELRELLVRVKNLLWRISAARNSSGTVDADKQDGNIVRFGEWTFDVQRRALSRAGEPVKLTKAEYELLVALSSYPNQVLSRERILNMISHRVDAPNDRTIDVLIRRMRAKMEFDPKNPQIFVTVHGEGYMFAGD; the protein is encoded by the coding sequence ATGAGCTATCACGTATTAGTTGTAGAAGATGACGCAGTAACTCGCAGCAAGCTAGTTGGTTACTTTCAGAATGAAGGTTACCACGTAAGCGAAGCCGAAAGTGGCGAGCAAATGCGTGATTCACTACAAAACAATGCGATAGATTTAGTGATGTTGGATATTAATCTTCCTGGAGAGGATGGTTTGATGCTAACACGCGAACTTCGCAGTCAGTCAGACATTGGGATTATCCTGGTTACAGGACGCACGGATAGCATTGATAAGATTGTCGGTCTAGAAATGGGCGCCGACGATTATGTCACAAAACCATTTGAGCTAAGAGAGTTGTTAGTTCGTGTCAAAAATTTGCTGTGGCGTATTTCGGCGGCGCGCAATTCATCAGGCACGGTCGATGCAGACAAACAAGATGGCAACATAGTACGCTTTGGTGAGTGGACATTTGATGTTCAACGACGAGCATTAAGTCGTGCTGGTGAACCAGTTAAGTTGACTAAAGCTGAGTATGAACTGCTTGTTGCGCTGTCGTCTTACCCAAATCAAGTATTGAGCCGTGAGCGCATTTTGAACATGATTAGCCATCGCGTGGATGCACCAAACGATCGTACGATCGATGTTCTCATTCGTCGCATGCGCGCTAAGATGGAATTTGATCCTAAGAACCCTCAAATTTTTGTGACGGTTCACGGTGAAGGCTACATGTTTGCTGGGGACTAA
- the cmoM gene encoding tRNA uridine 5-oxyacetic acid(34) methyltransferase CmoM, with protein sequence MTEDRNFDDIAHKFAKNIYGSDKGEIRQVIVWEDLEQLLSSIDGDKRALTILDAGGGLAQMSQKLAKLGHQVALCDLSSEMLQLAKQDIEKNNLLEQYRLIHSPVQEIGQHLDSPVDMVMFHAVMEWLVDPKTALEKVLEQVKSDGAASIMFYNHHGLVYKNVVCGNIPHVLEGMPHRKRFKLQPQKGLKPEDVYQWIEDAGFEICGKSGIRCFSDYIGNMEYTGDYQYEDVLALEKQLCRQEPYLSLGRYIHVWAKKKQKQEQ encoded by the coding sequence GTGACTGAAGACCGTAATTTCGACGATATTGCCCACAAATTTGCAAAAAATATTTACGGCTCCGATAAAGGAGAGATTCGCCAAGTCATTGTTTGGGAAGACTTAGAGCAACTACTCTCTTCTATTGACGGTGACAAACGTGCATTAACGATATTGGATGCAGGTGGTGGATTAGCGCAAATGTCGCAAAAGCTTGCCAAACTCGGACACCAAGTCGCGTTATGTGATCTATCTTCGGAAATGCTGCAACTGGCGAAACAGGATATTGAAAAAAATAACTTGCTTGAGCAGTATCGCTTGATTCATTCTCCAGTCCAAGAAATTGGTCAACATCTCGATAGTCCAGTTGATATGGTGATGTTCCATGCGGTGATGGAGTGGTTAGTCGACCCGAAAACGGCGCTAGAAAAAGTACTAGAGCAAGTGAAATCTGATGGTGCGGCATCCATCATGTTCTACAACCATCACGGCTTGGTCTACAAAAATGTTGTATGTGGCAATATTCCTCATGTTCTTGAGGGCATGCCACATCGGAAACGATTTAAATTACAGCCACAGAAAGGCTTAAAACCAGAAGACGTCTACCAATGGATAGAAGATGCTGGGTTTGAAATCTGTGGCAAATCTGGAATTCGTTGTTTTAGTGATTACATAGGGAATATGGAATACACAGGGGATTACCAGTATGAAGATGTATTGGCTTTAGAAAAACAATTGTGTCGACAAGAGCCATACCTCTCATTAGGCCGTTACATTCATGTATGGGCCAAAAAGAAACAGAAACAGGAACAATAA